In the Arachis ipaensis cultivar K30076 chromosome B10, Araip1.1, whole genome shotgun sequence genome, one interval contains:
- the LOC107621243 gene encoding F-box/kelch-repeat protein At3g23880-like isoform X1 yields the protein MRRDPIADDVDVDVDVDADADAVPRKGKVVTTKPPPILSDELIEEILLRIPARSLVRLRNSVCRSWRTLISSSQFAKDHLRRSMAVDPALTHPRIAYYSETYVYPTIGVFSVRSVMENPPHEPTKVVPYDYEGSFRLIIGSCNGLLCLRDEEGQDGFIISHRAMLWNPCTGFTSQPLEIGGLLSICGFGYDHVNDKYKLFALVKKKSGESVSRMFTFGPNSTWRTIQDFSHKIRNRNYRGSMVDHVGLFVSGTGTLNWLFHRYLSFVWVLSLDLVKETYNQFFLPGRDSDDDHWVAPQLGILRDCLAVCYETKKTHWTVWLMKDYGVPQSWTKLAIIPHHPLLDRRPSSLRPIYMLKNVLLVFSPCDKFVLCNLSDGSVDFPNIDSSSDDMPRHRPLTQRSYARIFQLYHESLVSPSHFGLPSCSSEMRLGLHMDRIISAYLR from the coding sequence ATGAGGAGGGATCCGATTGCtgatgatgttgatgttgatgttgatgttgatgctGATGCTGATGCTGTTCCGAGGAAGGGGAAGGTTGTCACGACAAAACCACCACCTATCCTTTCGGACGAGCTCATAGAGGAAATCCTGCTGAGGATACCGGCGAGGTCTCTCGTTCGATTAAGGAACAGCGTCTGCAGATCATGGAGAACCCTAATTTCCAGTTCCCAATTTGCCAAGGACCACCTTCGACGTTCAATGGCGGTGGATCCAGCCTTGACCCACCCACGTATTGCCTATTATAGCGAAACCTACGTATACCCCACAATCGGAGTGTTTTCCGTACGATCTGTGATGGAGAACCCTCCCCATGAACCCACTAAAGTAGTTCCCTATGACTATGAGGGAAGCTTCCGCCTCATTATTGGCTCTTGCAATGGATTGCTGTGCTTGCGCGATGAAGAGGGCCAGGATGGATTTATAATCTCCCATCGTGCCATGCTGTGGAACCCCTGCACTGGATTCACTTCTCAGCCGCTTGAAATTGGAGGTCTCCTCTCCATTTGCGGATTCGGTTATGATCATGTGAATGACAAGTATAAGCTTTTTGCACTTGTGAAAAAGAAATCAGGCGAATCCGTCTCCAGAATGTTTACATTCGGCCCAAATTCTACCTGGAGAACAATCCAGGATTTCTCCCATAAAATTCGTAACCGCAATTACAGGGGTTCTATGGTGGATCATGTAGGGCTTTTTGTAAGTGGCACTGGCACTCTTAATTGGCTTTTTCACCGCTATCTTAGTTTTGTGTGGGTTCTTTCCCTTGACTTGGTCAAAGAGACTTATAATCAGTTTTTCCTTCCCGGCAGGGATTCAGATGATGATCACTGGGTGGCTCCCCAATTGGGTATCTTGAGGGATTGTCTTGCTGTTTGTTATGAGACTAAGAAAACTCATTGGACTGTCTGGTTGATGAAGGACTATGGAGTTCCTCAGTCTTGGACTAAATTGGCCATAATCCCCCACCACCCGCTACTCGATCGTCGTCCTTCAAGCCTACGGCCTATATACATGTTGAAAAATGTTCTTCTTGTGTTTTCTCCGTGTGACAAGTTTGTTTTATGTAACTTAAGTGATGGCAGCGTAGATTTTCCTAATATTGACAGCTCCAGTGATGACATGCCCAGACATCGTCCTTTAACTCAGCGTTCATATGCAAGGATCTTTCAACTCTATCATGAAAGCTTAGTTTCACCGTCGCACTTTGGTCTTCCAAGCTGCTCATCTGAGATGCGGTTAGGGCTGCatatggatcggataatatctgcATATCTgcggtaa
- the LOC107621243 gene encoding F-box/kelch-repeat protein At3g23880-like isoform X3: MRRDPIADDVDVDVDVDADADAVPRKGKVVTTKPPPILSDELIEEILLRIPARSLVRLRNSVCRSWRTLISSSQFAKDHLRRSMAVDPALTHPRIAYYSETYVYPTIGVFSVRSVMENPPHEPTKVVPYDYEGSFRLIIGSCNGLLCLRDEEGQDGFIISHRAMLWNPCTGFTSQPLEIGGLLSICGFGYDHVNDKYKLFALVKKKSGESVSRMFTFGPNSTWRTIQDFSHKIRNRNYRGSMVDHVGLFGFR; encoded by the exons ATGAGGAGGGATCCGATTGCtgatgatgttgatgttgatgttgatgttgatgctGATGCTGATGCTGTTCCGAGGAAGGGGAAGGTTGTCACGACAAAACCACCACCTATCCTTTCGGACGAGCTCATAGAGGAAATCCTGCTGAGGATACCGGCGAGGTCTCTCGTTCGATTAAGGAACAGCGTCTGCAGATCATGGAGAACCCTAATTTCCAGTTCCCAATTTGCCAAGGACCACCTTCGACGTTCAATGGCGGTGGATCCAGCCTTGACCCACCCACGTATTGCCTATTATAGCGAAACCTACGTATACCCCACAATCGGAGTGTTTTCCGTACGATCTGTGATGGAGAACCCTCCCCATGAACCCACTAAAGTAGTTCCCTATGACTATGAGGGAAGCTTCCGCCTCATTATTGGCTCTTGCAATGGATTGCTGTGCTTGCGCGATGAAGAGGGCCAGGATGGATTTATAATCTCCCATCGTGCCATGCTGTGGAACCCCTGCACTGGATTCACTTCTCAGCCGCTTGAAATTGGAGGTCTCCTCTCCATTTGCGGATTCGGTTATGATCATGTGAATGACAAGTATAAGCTTTTTGCACTTGTGAAAAAGAAATCAGGCGAATCCGTCTCCAGAATGTTTACATTCGGCCCAAATTCTACCTGGAGAACAATCCAGGATTTCTCCCATAAAATTCGTAACCGCAATTACAGGGGTTCTATGGTGGATCATGTAGGGCTTTTT GGATTCAGATGA
- the LOC107621243 gene encoding putative F-box/LRR-repeat/kelch-repeat protein At1g11620 isoform X5 gives MRRDPIADDVDVDVDVDADADAVPRKGKVVTTKPPPILSDELIEEILLRIPARSLVRLRNSVCRSWRTLISSSQFAKDHLRRSMAVDPALTHPRIAYYSETYVYPTIGVFSVRSVMENPPHEPTKVVPYDYEGSFRLIIGSCNGLLCLRDEEGQDGFIISHRAMLWNPCTGFTSQPLEIGGIQMMITGWLPNWVS, from the exons ATGAGGAGGGATCCGATTGCtgatgatgttgatgttgatgttgatgttgatgctGATGCTGATGCTGTTCCGAGGAAGGGGAAGGTTGTCACGACAAAACCACCACCTATCCTTTCGGACGAGCTCATAGAGGAAATCCTGCTGAGGATACCGGCGAGGTCTCTCGTTCGATTAAGGAACAGCGTCTGCAGATCATGGAGAACCCTAATTTCCAGTTCCCAATTTGCCAAGGACCACCTTCGACGTTCAATGGCGGTGGATCCAGCCTTGACCCACCCACGTATTGCCTATTATAGCGAAACCTACGTATACCCCACAATCGGAGTGTTTTCCGTACGATCTGTGATGGAGAACCCTCCCCATGAACCCACTAAAGTAGTTCCCTATGACTATGAGGGAAGCTTCCGCCTCATTATTGGCTCTTGCAATGGATTGCTGTGCTTGCGCGATGAAGAGGGCCAGGATGGATTTATAATCTCCCATCGTGCCATGCTGTGGAACCCCTGCACTGGATTCACTTCTCAGCCGCTTGAAATTGGAG GGATTCAGATGATGATCACTGGGTGGCTCCCCAATTGGGTATCTTGA
- the LOC107621243 gene encoding F-box/kelch-repeat protein At3g23880-like isoform X2, giving the protein MRRDPIADDVDVDVDVDADADAVPRKGKVVTTKPPPILSDELIEEILLRIPARSLVRLRNSVCRSWRTLISSSQFAKDHLRRSMAVDPALTHPRIAYYSETYVYPTIGVFSVRSVMENPPHEPTKVVPYDYEGSFRLIIGSCNGLLCLRDEEGQDGFIISHRAMLWNPCTGFTSQPLEIGGLLSICGFGYDHVNDKYKLFALVKKKSGESVSRMFTFGPNSTWRTIQDFSHKIRNRNYRGSMVDHVGLFQGFR; this is encoded by the exons ATGAGGAGGGATCCGATTGCtgatgatgttgatgttgatgttgatgttgatgctGATGCTGATGCTGTTCCGAGGAAGGGGAAGGTTGTCACGACAAAACCACCACCTATCCTTTCGGACGAGCTCATAGAGGAAATCCTGCTGAGGATACCGGCGAGGTCTCTCGTTCGATTAAGGAACAGCGTCTGCAGATCATGGAGAACCCTAATTTCCAGTTCCCAATTTGCCAAGGACCACCTTCGACGTTCAATGGCGGTGGATCCAGCCTTGACCCACCCACGTATTGCCTATTATAGCGAAACCTACGTATACCCCACAATCGGAGTGTTTTCCGTACGATCTGTGATGGAGAACCCTCCCCATGAACCCACTAAAGTAGTTCCCTATGACTATGAGGGAAGCTTCCGCCTCATTATTGGCTCTTGCAATGGATTGCTGTGCTTGCGCGATGAAGAGGGCCAGGATGGATTTATAATCTCCCATCGTGCCATGCTGTGGAACCCCTGCACTGGATTCACTTCTCAGCCGCTTGAAATTGGAGGTCTCCTCTCCATTTGCGGATTCGGTTATGATCATGTGAATGACAAGTATAAGCTTTTTGCACTTGTGAAAAAGAAATCAGGCGAATCCGTCTCCAGAATGTTTACATTCGGCCCAAATTCTACCTGGAGAACAATCCAGGATTTCTCCCATAAAATTCGTAACCGCAATTACAGGGGTTCTATGGTGGATCATGTAGGGCTTTTT CAGGGATTCAGATGA
- the LOC107621243 gene encoding putative F-box/LRR-repeat/kelch-repeat protein At1g11620 isoform X4, translating to MRRDPIADDVDVDVDVDADADAVPRKGKVVTTKPPPILSDELIEEILLRIPARSLVRLRNSVCRSWRTLISSSQFAKDHLRRSMAVDPALTHPRIAYYSETYVYPTIGVFSVRSVMENPPHEPTKVVPYDYEGSFRLIIGSCNGLLCLRDEEGQDGFIISHRAMLWNPCTGFTSQPLEIGAGIQMMITGWLPNWVS from the exons ATGAGGAGGGATCCGATTGCtgatgatgttgatgttgatgttgatgttgatgctGATGCTGATGCTGTTCCGAGGAAGGGGAAGGTTGTCACGACAAAACCACCACCTATCCTTTCGGACGAGCTCATAGAGGAAATCCTGCTGAGGATACCGGCGAGGTCTCTCGTTCGATTAAGGAACAGCGTCTGCAGATCATGGAGAACCCTAATTTCCAGTTCCCAATTTGCCAAGGACCACCTTCGACGTTCAATGGCGGTGGATCCAGCCTTGACCCACCCACGTATTGCCTATTATAGCGAAACCTACGTATACCCCACAATCGGAGTGTTTTCCGTACGATCTGTGATGGAGAACCCTCCCCATGAACCCACTAAAGTAGTTCCCTATGACTATGAGGGAAGCTTCCGCCTCATTATTGGCTCTTGCAATGGATTGCTGTGCTTGCGCGATGAAGAGGGCCAGGATGGATTTATAATCTCCCATCGTGCCATGCTGTGGAACCCCTGCACTGGATTCACTTCTCAGCCGCTTGAAATTGGAG CAGGGATTCAGATGATGATCACTGGGTGGCTCCCCAATTGGGTATCTTGA